One Verrucomicrobiia bacterium genomic window carries:
- a CDS encoding prepilin-type N-terminal cleavage/methylation domain-containing protein gives MKDTGERHGFTLIELLVVIAIIAILAAMLLPSLSRAKTTAQATTCANNVRQLAVAWLIYSDDNLGLLVNNTSMTDTRTYRQSWVNNIEDWGASSENTNPAYVLSGKLALYVNNNLGVYKCPSDLSQAQAGPRLRSISMNSLVGDPLVKPNRFNPNWSQFLKIVQFPRPSTFFVFIEEHPDTINDGYFMNRWDQIQWGNLPASYHNGAANISWADGHIERHRWIADTIRAPVKGAVGGGFVPSPTTDYLWLRDRTSFKIN, from the coding sequence CGAGTTGCTGGTCGTTATCGCCATTATCGCCATCCTCGCCGCCATGCTTTTGCCCAGCCTCTCCCGGGCAAAGACGACCGCCCAGGCCACCACTTGCGCGAATAACGTCAGGCAACTGGCTGTGGCCTGGCTGATTTATTCGGATGACAACCTCGGCCTGCTGGTCAACAACACGAGCATGACCGATACCCGGACCTATCGCCAAAGCTGGGTCAATAACATCGAGGACTGGGGCGCCAGCAGCGAAAACACCAATCCGGCCTACGTGCTGAGCGGAAAATTGGCCCTCTACGTCAATAACAACCTGGGCGTTTACAAGTGTCCTTCCGATTTATCCCAGGCCCAGGCCGGGCCACGCTTGCGCAGCATCTCGATGAATTCGTTGGTGGGCGATCCGCTGGTCAAACCAAACCGGTTCAATCCCAACTGGTCCCAGTTCCTCAAAATCGTTCAGTTCCCACGTCCTTCGACCTTCTTTGTTTTCATCGAGGAACATCCGGACACCATCAACGACGGCTATTTCATGAACCGCTGGGACCAAATCCAGTGGGGCAACCTGCCTGCCTCCTATCACAATGGCGCGGCGAACATCTCCTGGGCGGATGGCCACATCGAGCGCCATCGCTGGATAGCTGACACCATCCGGGCTCCGGTTAAAGGGGCCGTTGGCGGTGGATTTGTCCCTTCGCCCACGACCGATTACCTGTGGCTGAGAGACCGCACAAGTTTCAAGATTAATTGA